A portion of the Rhodococcus pseudokoreensis genome contains these proteins:
- a CDS encoding metal-sensitive transcriptional regulator produces MTEQPHTDHDHEAGHGYISAKDDYLKRLRRIEGQARGLQRMVEDEKYCIDILTQVSAMTKALQAVALGLLEDHISHCVVDAAVAGGSEADAKIKEATDAIARLVRS; encoded by the coding sequence ATGACCGAGCAACCGCACACCGACCACGACCACGAGGCCGGCCACGGATACATCAGCGCAAAGGACGACTACCTCAAGCGACTGCGCCGCATCGAGGGCCAGGCGCGGGGACTCCAGCGGATGGTCGAGGACGAGAAGTACTGCATCGACATCCTCACCCAGGTCTCGGCGATGACCAAGGCGCTGCAGGCAGTGGCGCTGGGTCTGCTCGAAGACCACATCAGCCACTGTGTCGTCGACGCCGCCGTCGCGGGCGGCTCCGAGGCGGACGCGAAGATCAAGGAAGCCACCGACGCCATCGCACGACTGGTGCGTTCCTGA
- a CDS encoding heavy metal translocating P-type ATPase, translated as MTRGADIAAAPDSQIELAIGGMTCASCANRIERKLNKLDGVTATVNYATEKARVHYDAADVSPDDLVATVEQAGYTARLPEVKPPAPEEEDPAAELRQRLLVSAVLTVPVIAMAMIPALQFTNWQWLSLTLAAPVVVWGAWPFHKAAWTNLRHGTATMDTLVSMGTLAAFGWSLYALFWGTAGMPGMTHPFELTIARVDGTGNIYLEAAAGVTTFILAGRYFEARAKRRAGAALRALLELGAKEVSVLRDGTEQLIGIDMLEVGDLFVVRPGEKIATDGVVVEGSSAVDASMLTGESVPVEVSPNSEVAGATVNVGGRIVVRASRIGADTQLAQMAWMVEDAQTGKAEVQRLADRISGIFVPIVIALSVATLGFWIGTGGAVAAAFTAAVAVLIIACPCALGLATPTALMVGTGRGAQLGILIKGPEVLESTRRVDTVVVDKTGTVTTGTMSLHDVVAADGQDEEQVLRFAGALEDASEHPIARAITRGAKERLTTLPDVEQFTNVAGLGVQGMIDGHAVVIGRAKLLDDWSLHLTTELQRAVEAAESDGKTAVGIGWDGQARGVLVVADTVKPTSREAVAQFRELGLTPIMLTGDNKSAARAIADQVGIGEVIAEVLPQDKVDVVKRLQAEGKVVAMVGDGVNDAAALAQADLGLAMGTGTDVAIEASDLTLVRGDLRAAADAIRLSRRTLSTIKGNLFWAFAYNVAALPLAAAGLLNPMLAGAAMAFSSVFVVSNSLRLRRFQPLTTPTRGEQS; from the coding sequence ATGACCCGCGGGGCCGACATCGCGGCAGCACCCGATTCCCAGATCGAACTGGCCATCGGCGGGATGACGTGCGCGTCGTGCGCCAACCGCATCGAGCGCAAGCTGAACAAACTCGACGGCGTCACCGCGACCGTCAACTACGCGACGGAGAAGGCCCGCGTCCACTACGACGCCGCCGACGTCTCGCCCGACGATCTCGTCGCCACGGTGGAGCAGGCCGGATACACGGCCCGGCTGCCCGAGGTGAAGCCGCCTGCCCCGGAGGAAGAGGATCCGGCGGCGGAACTGCGGCAGCGGTTGCTCGTGTCGGCGGTGCTGACGGTTCCCGTCATCGCGATGGCGATGATCCCGGCGCTGCAGTTCACGAACTGGCAGTGGCTGTCGCTCACGCTTGCGGCTCCGGTCGTGGTGTGGGGTGCGTGGCCGTTCCACAAGGCCGCGTGGACGAACCTGCGGCACGGCACGGCGACCATGGACACCCTGGTGTCGATGGGCACGCTGGCCGCGTTCGGCTGGTCGCTGTACGCGCTGTTCTGGGGTACCGCCGGCATGCCGGGGATGACGCACCCCTTCGAGTTGACGATCGCCCGGGTCGACGGGACCGGCAACATCTATCTGGAGGCGGCCGCGGGCGTCACCACGTTCATCCTCGCCGGCCGCTACTTCGAGGCCCGTGCCAAGCGCCGGGCGGGAGCGGCGCTGCGGGCGCTGCTCGAACTGGGGGCGAAGGAAGTGTCGGTGCTGCGTGACGGCACCGAACAGCTGATCGGCATCGACATGCTCGAGGTCGGCGACCTGTTCGTGGTCCGTCCCGGCGAGAAGATCGCCACCGACGGCGTCGTCGTCGAGGGCTCGTCGGCGGTGGACGCGTCGATGCTGACCGGTGAATCTGTGCCCGTCGAGGTGTCGCCCAACTCCGAGGTGGCCGGCGCGACGGTCAACGTCGGCGGCCGGATCGTGGTTCGCGCCAGCCGGATCGGCGCCGACACCCAGCTCGCGCAGATGGCGTGGATGGTCGAGGACGCGCAGACCGGCAAGGCCGAGGTGCAACGACTGGCCGATCGGATCTCCGGCATCTTCGTCCCGATCGTGATCGCGTTGTCGGTCGCGACCCTCGGCTTCTGGATCGGAACCGGCGGTGCGGTTGCGGCCGCGTTCACCGCCGCCGTGGCCGTCCTGATCATCGCGTGCCCGTGTGCGCTCGGACTCGCCACTCCGACCGCCCTCATGGTGGGCACCGGACGGGGCGCCCAGCTGGGCATCCTGATCAAGGGCCCCGAGGTTCTCGAATCGACCCGGCGAGTCGACACCGTGGTGGTCGACAAGACCGGCACCGTCACCACCGGCACGATGTCGCTGCACGACGTGGTCGCCGCCGACGGTCAGGACGAGGAGCAGGTTCTCCGGTTCGCCGGGGCACTCGAGGACGCGTCCGAACACCCCATCGCGCGGGCGATCACCCGCGGCGCGAAGGAGCGGCTGACGACGCTCCCCGACGTCGAACAGTTCACCAACGTCGCGGGACTCGGCGTCCAGGGCATGATCGACGGACACGCGGTGGTCATCGGCCGCGCGAAACTGCTCGACGACTGGTCGCTGCACCTCACCACCGAACTCCAGCGGGCGGTCGAGGCGGCGGAGTCGGACGGCAAGACCGCGGTCGGGATCGGCTGGGACGGACAGGCGCGCGGCGTGCTCGTCGTCGCCGACACCGTGAAGCCGACGTCCCGCGAGGCGGTGGCGCAGTTCCGGGAACTCGGTCTCACCCCGATCATGCTCACCGGCGACAACAAGTCCGCGGCCCGGGCCATCGCCGACCAGGTCGGCATCGGCGAGGTGATCGCGGAGGTGCTGCCGCAGGACAAGGTGGACGTGGTCAAGCGCCTGCAGGCCGAGGGCAAGGTGGTCGCGATGGTCGGCGACGGGGTCAACGACGCCGCCGCGCTCGCGCAGGCCGACCTCGGCCTCGCCATGGGCACCGGCACGGACGTGGCCATCGAGGCCAGCGACCTCACGCTGGTCCGCGGCGACCTCCGCGCCGCCGCCGACGCAATCCGGTTGTCGCGCAGAACGTTGAGCACGATCAAGGGAAACCTGTTCTGGGCCTTCGCCTACAACGTCGCGGCGCTGCCACTGGCGGCGGCGGGTCTGCTCAACCCCATGCTGGCCGGTGCCGCCATGGCATTCTCTTCGGTGTTCGTCGTGAGCAACAGCCTGCGACTGCGCCGGTTCCAACCACTGACCACTCCCACCCGAGGGGAACAATCATGA
- a CDS encoding MBL fold metallo-hydrolase: MSPINFASSADLGEKEQTLEVLADGVYALTAEGDPNIGAIEGEDFVVCFEALATPVAAQDWLRKLREHTDKPVRYLVLSHYHAVRVLGASAFDAETIVSHETTRALIEERGKEDWASEFGRMPRLAKGADSVPGLTWPTLTFADKLTIDLGGGRGDLVLQHFGRGHTEGDITAWLPKQKILFAGDLVEAQAALYTGDAFHRDWSTGTLDRIKALGAEVLIGGRGAVSHGREAVDAAIEQTRHFIEVMLAEVGAVQQRGGTLKEAFEATHAALNEQYGHWPIFEHCLPFDVSRVWDELSGIERPVIWTAERDREVWDQLQG; encoded by the coding sequence ATGAGCCCGATCAACTTCGCGTCCTCGGCCGACCTCGGCGAGAAGGAGCAGACCCTGGAAGTGCTCGCCGACGGCGTGTACGCGCTGACCGCCGAGGGCGATCCCAACATCGGCGCCATCGAGGGCGAGGACTTCGTCGTCTGCTTCGAGGCGCTCGCCACTCCCGTTGCCGCTCAGGACTGGCTGCGCAAGCTGCGCGAGCACACCGACAAGCCCGTCCGCTACCTGGTGCTCTCGCACTACCACGCCGTCCGCGTGCTCGGTGCGTCCGCGTTCGACGCCGAGACCATCGTGTCGCACGAGACCACCCGCGCCCTCATCGAGGAGCGTGGAAAGGAAGACTGGGCAAGCGAATTCGGTCGCATGCCGCGCCTGGCGAAGGGTGCCGACTCGGTGCCCGGGCTGACCTGGCCCACCCTGACGTTCGCCGACAAGCTCACCATCGACCTCGGCGGCGGACGCGGCGACCTGGTGCTCCAGCACTTCGGCCGCGGGCACACCGAAGGTGACATCACCGCGTGGCTGCCGAAGCAGAAGATCCTCTTCGCCGGCGACCTCGTGGAGGCGCAGGCCGCGCTGTACACCGGCGACGCCTTCCACCGCGACTGGTCCACCGGCACCCTCGACCGGATCAAGGCGCTGGGCGCCGAGGTCCTGATCGGCGGACGCGGCGCCGTCTCCCACGGCCGGGAGGCCGTCGATGCCGCGATCGAGCAGACTCGCCACTTCATCGAGGTCATGCTCGCCGAGGTCGGTGCCGTGCAGCAGCGCGGCGGCACCCTGAAGGAGGCGTTCGAAGCCACCCACGCCGCACTCAACGAGCAGTACGGGCACTGGCCGATCTTCGAGCACTGCCTCCCGTTCGACGTCTCCCGCGTGTGGGACGAACTCTCGGGGATCGAACGCCCCGTCATCTGGACCGCCGAGCGTGACCGCGAGGTCTGGGACCAGTTGCAGGGCTGA
- a CDS encoding YeiH family protein, giving the protein MSTELSESKSEEQRVASTGTLPRLQTATVTVLPGLALCAAATALAMGIGRFLPTVSPLLIAIVLGAVLSNVVRLPERLRPGLQFSAKKLLRVGIALLGLQLMLSDILGLGWGVIVVVVSIVCLGIVGTMFVGKLLGLSWTQRLLIACGFSICGAAAVAAVDGVVDADEEEVITAVALVVIFGTLMIPAIPLLSRALGLSDTDAGLWAGGSIHEVAQVVAAGGAIGGAALGVAAVVKLARVLMLAPVMAVLSVRQRSLAGSDADVKRPPLVPLFVVAFLACVGLRSSGLLPAGLLADAKILQTALLTAAMFALGAGVQIATIKKVGARPFVLATISTVWVGSIALVGVLLAG; this is encoded by the coding sequence ATGAGCACCGAACTGAGCGAATCGAAGTCCGAGGAACAGCGCGTGGCGAGCACGGGAACGCTGCCGCGACTGCAGACCGCCACGGTCACTGTCCTCCCGGGCCTGGCGCTGTGCGCCGCCGCCACCGCCCTCGCGATGGGCATCGGCCGGTTCCTCCCGACGGTGAGCCCGCTGCTGATCGCCATCGTGCTCGGCGCCGTACTGTCGAACGTCGTGCGCCTGCCCGAGCGCCTCCGTCCGGGACTGCAGTTCTCCGCCAAGAAACTGCTCCGGGTCGGCATCGCCCTCCTCGGGCTGCAGTTGATGTTGAGCGACATCCTCGGACTCGGCTGGGGCGTCATCGTCGTGGTCGTCTCGATCGTCTGCCTGGGCATCGTCGGCACGATGTTCGTCGGCAAACTGCTCGGCCTCAGCTGGACGCAACGACTGCTCATCGCCTGCGGGTTCTCGATCTGCGGTGCGGCCGCGGTCGCGGCGGTGGACGGGGTCGTGGACGCCGACGAGGAAGAGGTGATCACCGCGGTCGCGCTCGTCGTCATCTTCGGCACCCTCATGATCCCCGCGATCCCGCTGCTGTCGCGGGCGCTCGGACTCTCCGACACCGACGCCGGCCTGTGGGCGGGCGGGTCGATCCACGAGGTCGCGCAGGTCGTCGCGGCCGGCGGAGCGATCGGCGGAGCCGCCCTCGGCGTCGCCGCGGTGGTCAAACTGGCCCGCGTCCTCATGCTCGCGCCGGTCATGGCCGTACTCAGCGTGCGGCAGCGCTCCCTCGCAGGCAGCGACGCCGACGTGAAGCGCCCGCCGCTCGTCCCGCTGTTCGTCGTCGCGTTCCTCGCCTGCGTCGGACTCCGGTCGTCCGGCCTGCTGCCGGCGGGTCTGCTCGCCGATGCCAAGATCCTGCAGACCGCGCTCCTCACCGCCGCGATGTTCGCCCTCGGCGCCGGCGTCCAGATCGCCACCATCAAGAAGGTCGGCGCCCGCCCCTTCGTCCTCGCCACGATCTCCACCGTCTGGGTGGGCTCGATCGCGCTGGTCGGCGTACTGCTCGCGGGGTGA
- a CDS encoding heavy-metal-associated domain-containing protein yields MSTSSVTVTGMTCDHCVSSVTEEISELPGVTAVNVDLASGKVVIDSITDLDPGAVASAVEEAGYSVAG; encoded by the coding sequence GTGAGCACCTCCAGCGTCACCGTCACCGGCATGACCTGCGACCACTGCGTGTCCTCGGTAACCGAGGAGATCAGCGAACTCCCCGGTGTCACCGCCGTGAACGTCGATCTGGCCAGCGGCAAGGTTGTCATCGACAGCATCACCGACCTCGACCCGGGCGCCGTCGCGAGTGCCGTCGAGGAAGCCGGGTATTCCGTCGCCGGCTGA
- a CDS encoding LysR family transcriptional regulator: protein MSRKWPEFPVLELLVGVDDHGSLSAAARLAGMAQPNASRAIKQLERQFGMTLLQRSPTGSILTPQGTVIAHWARRVLSDAGRLLDVAEGLRAERSAELTVGASMTVAEHLMPGWLGQFRRLHSDVTIHLQVHNSTQVFERIDSRICDVGFVESPTVPRPLKSITVARDRLVVVVHPTHPWARRRKALSVSELALTPLLVREPGSGTRTTLDVALQEYERAAPLLELGSAAAIRTSVLAGVGPAVMSTLAVAEQVAAGELKVIDVEGLELDRVLRAVWRGARQLDGPAGELVRLVRRVGAEN from the coding sequence ATGTCCCGCAAATGGCCGGAGTTTCCGGTGCTCGAATTGCTCGTCGGAGTCGACGACCACGGAAGCCTCAGCGCTGCCGCCAGACTCGCGGGAATGGCGCAGCCGAATGCGAGTCGCGCCATCAAGCAACTCGAGCGCCAGTTCGGCATGACCCTGCTGCAGCGCAGCCCGACGGGTTCGATACTGACGCCGCAGGGCACCGTGATCGCGCACTGGGCGCGCCGGGTACTGTCCGATGCGGGCAGGCTGCTCGATGTGGCCGAGGGGCTGCGCGCGGAACGCTCGGCCGAGTTGACGGTGGGCGCCAGCATGACGGTGGCGGAACATCTGATGCCGGGGTGGCTGGGGCAGTTTCGCCGGTTGCACTCCGACGTCACGATCCACCTGCAGGTGCACAACTCGACTCAGGTGTTCGAGCGCATCGACAGCAGGATCTGCGACGTCGGGTTCGTCGAATCGCCGACGGTGCCGCGTCCGCTGAAGAGCATCACGGTGGCCCGCGACCGGCTGGTCGTCGTCGTCCACCCCACCCACCCGTGGGCGCGGCGTCGAAAAGCACTGTCCGTCAGCGAATTGGCGCTGACACCGCTCCTGGTCCGGGAACCGGGATCGGGCACCCGGACCACCCTCGACGTGGCGTTGCAGGAATACGAACGGGCGGCACCGCTTCTCGAACTCGGCAGCGCCGCCGCGATCCGCACCAGCGTGCTCGCCGGGGTCGGACCGGCGGTGATGAGTACCCTCGCGGTCGCGGAGCAGGTCGCCGCCGGCGAACTGAAGGTGATCGACGTCGAGGGCCTCGAACTCGACCGGGTTCTTCGGGCCGTGTGGCGGGGCGCGCGTCAGCTCGACGGTCCTGCAGGCGAACTGGTGCGGCTGGTCCGCCGGGTCGGGGCCGAGAACTGA
- a CDS encoding class I SAM-dependent methyltransferase, protein MPDDRRKRVDATTLTGVPATMMWTLRNRAVEAARPDTAFADPLAVGLYETLDYPYENFGKPSQSHALRAQAFDDEIRTFLAGHPGGTVVALGEGLQTSYWRIGDPGVRWVSIDLPEVVALRRQLLPDEPNVTTLAVSALDRSWMDHVDTGRGVFVSAEGLLMYLPPDESLSLIGDCARRFPGGRMMFDSVPKWFSRKTQKGLRIHGDYTVPPMPFHLSAGEAENLPDRVPHVAYTREVMPPLGRGPWGSTLLRRLSELPPLRNSRPTLTLCGFAG, encoded by the coding sequence ATGCCTGACGACCGCCGGAAACGGGTGGACGCCACCACCCTGACCGGTGTGCCCGCGACGATGATGTGGACGCTCCGCAACCGCGCCGTCGAGGCGGCGCGTCCCGACACCGCGTTCGCGGACCCGCTCGCCGTGGGTCTCTACGAGACCCTCGACTATCCGTACGAGAACTTCGGGAAACCCAGCCAATCCCACGCCCTGCGCGCGCAGGCCTTCGACGACGAGATCCGGACGTTCCTCGCCGGCCACCCCGGCGGAACCGTCGTCGCGCTCGGCGAGGGGTTGCAGACCAGCTACTGGCGGATCGGCGACCCCGGCGTCCGGTGGGTGTCGATCGACCTGCCCGAGGTGGTCGCGCTGCGCCGGCAATTGCTGCCGGACGAGCCGAACGTCACCACACTCGCGGTGTCCGCGCTCGACCGCTCCTGGATGGACCACGTCGACACCGGTCGGGGTGTGTTCGTCTCGGCGGAGGGCCTGCTGATGTATCTGCCTCCCGACGAGTCGCTGTCCCTCATCGGCGACTGCGCCCGGCGATTCCCCGGTGGCCGGATGATGTTCGATTCGGTGCCCAAGTGGTTCAGTCGCAAGACGCAGAAGGGGCTGAGGATCCACGGCGACTACACCGTCCCGCCGATGCCGTTCCACCTCTCCGCAGGCGAGGCGGAAAACCTCCCCGACCGGGTGCCTCACGTCGCGTACACCCGTGAGGTGATGCCGCCCCTCGGCCGCGGCCCGTGGGGCTCGACCCTCCTCCGCCGGCTGTCGGAACTGCCACCCCTGCGCAACTCGCGTCCGACCCTGACCCTGTGCGGATTCGCGGGCTGA
- a CDS encoding FAD-dependent monooxygenase — protein sequence MGRRHTRGGTVTVVGNGPVGQTTALLLARWGIPVTLLDARAERDPIGSKAICQQRDVLEVWDAIGVGRQLADEGVTWGCARTFHRDHELFAQTFVDRGISSFPPFVNISQARTEELLDERIAATPSIDVRWGHEATSVDQDETGVTITCRTDDGDRVVESDYAVVAVGSRGSAIRQQLGVTFDGRSFDDKFLICDIAADIPGWADERRFYFDPEWNPGRQVLIHPCPDSTFRIDWQVPGDYDLEAEERSGALDERIRKIIGDTDYRIVWKSVYRFHSRVANRMRVDRVLLAGDAAHIVSPFGARGLNSGVADAENAAWKLAFVLRGWADESLLETYHTERHAAAVENIAVTTATMDFLVPQSDEQHRHRRDVLTAAVTDPQARALVDSGRLAEPFWYVESPLTTDDPGRAFAGRPDRGCTPAAAPGILVPDTPVTLRGGGGTRLRDIARSGILLLLGDGVDADEIRSAALPAVHAPIRLVRLSEIDTTGVLTAALDAKPGEVWVIRPDAYVAAVAGTVDGLVSALRRITEPAVTASEVAVEMISSAPAVPDPDRVVATAVR from the coding sequence ATGGGAAGACGACACACCCGAGGCGGCACCGTCACCGTCGTGGGCAACGGCCCGGTGGGCCAGACGACGGCGCTGCTGCTGGCCCGCTGGGGCATACCGGTCACGTTGCTCGACGCCCGGGCCGAACGGGATCCGATCGGATCGAAGGCCATCTGCCAGCAGCGGGACGTCCTCGAGGTGTGGGACGCGATCGGCGTCGGCCGTCAACTGGCCGACGAGGGGGTGACGTGGGGGTGCGCCCGCACGTTCCACCGCGACCACGAACTGTTCGCGCAGACGTTCGTCGACCGCGGCATCTCGTCGTTCCCGCCGTTCGTCAACATCTCGCAGGCCCGGACGGAGGAACTGCTCGACGAGCGGATCGCGGCCACACCGTCGATCGACGTCCGGTGGGGACACGAGGCCACGTCCGTCGACCAGGACGAGACCGGCGTGACCATCACGTGCCGCACCGACGACGGTGACCGGGTGGTCGAGTCCGACTACGCGGTGGTCGCGGTGGGGTCGCGGGGCAGCGCGATCCGGCAGCAGCTGGGGGTCACGTTCGACGGCCGCTCGTTCGACGACAAGTTCCTCATCTGCGACATCGCCGCCGACATCCCCGGCTGGGCCGACGAGCGCCGCTTCTACTTCGACCCCGAGTGGAACCCGGGCAGGCAGGTGCTCATCCACCCGTGCCCCGACTCCACGTTCCGCATCGACTGGCAGGTGCCCGGCGACTACGACCTCGAGGCCGAGGAACGGTCGGGGGCGCTGGACGAGCGGATCCGGAAGATCATCGGCGACACCGACTACCGCATCGTGTGGAAATCGGTGTACCGCTTCCACTCCCGGGTCGCGAACCGGATGCGCGTCGACCGGGTGCTGCTCGCCGGCGACGCCGCGCACATCGTGTCCCCGTTCGGCGCCCGCGGACTGAATTCGGGTGTCGCCGACGCCGAGAACGCCGCCTGGAAGCTGGCGTTCGTTCTGCGCGGCTGGGCGGACGAGTCGCTGCTCGAGACGTATCACACCGAGCGGCACGCGGCGGCGGTCGAGAACATCGCCGTCACGACGGCGACGATGGACTTCCTCGTCCCGCAGTCGGACGAGCAGCACCGGCACCGCCGCGACGTGCTCACCGCGGCGGTCACCGACCCGCAGGCCCGTGCCCTCGTCGACAGTGGCCGCCTCGCCGAGCCGTTCTGGTACGTCGAATCACCCTTGACCACAGACGATCCGGGACGCGCCTTCGCCGGCCGCCCGGATCGTGGATGCACCCCGGCGGCGGCGCCGGGAATCCTCGTGCCCGACACCCCGGTGACGCTGCGCGGCGGCGGGGGCACCCGGCTCCGCGACATCGCCCGGAGCGGCATCCTGCTGCTGCTCGGTGACGGCGTGGACGCCGACGAGATCCGCAGCGCGGCCCTTCCCGCAGTGCACGCACCGATCCGGCTGGTCCGGCTGTCGGAGATCGACACCACCGGTGTCCTCACCGCCGCGCTGGACGCGAAGCCCGGCGAGGTGTGGGTCATCCGCCCCGACGCCTACGTCGCGGCCGTCGCCGGCACCGTCGACGGGCTGGTGTCCGCGCTGCGGCGGATCACCGAACCCGCAGTTACTGCATCGGAAGTCGCCGTCGAGATGATCAGTTCCGCGCCAGCCGTGCCGGATCCAGATCGAGTCGTCGCAACAGCTGTGCGTTGA
- a CDS encoding copper-translocating P-type ATPase, producing MSHDHQKEMEQVRHTGHDHDAHTDRHAGHGAHGEVFRRKFWISLALSVPVVVFSHMFADLLGYTVPDFPGASWIPPVIGTAIFFYGGAPFLTGAWSELKSRQPGMMLLIGMAITVAFLASWVTTLQIGGFNLDFWWELALLIVIMLLGHWLEMRALGSASGALDALAALLPDTADRVTDDGVTEVPVSELATGDLVLVRAGGRIPADGTVSDGRAEVDESMITGESNPVTRTIGDPVVAGTVATDSALRITVGAVGDDTALAGIQRLVADAQSSSSRAQALADRAAAFLFYFASVAGLLTFVVWSLLGNLDEAVVRTVTVLVIACPHALGLAIPLVIAISTERAARAGVLVKNRLALERMRVVDVVLFDKTGTLTQGRHAVTGVVATAGVTDTDLLALAAAVEADSEHPVARAIVAEAAATVPDASRRTATEFRSLPGRGVRAVVDGADVAVGGPAMLAELNVTVPDDVAAQTKRWVGRGAAVLHVVRDGKALGAVALEDAVREESRQAIDALHARGVKVAMITGDARQVADAVAADLGIDEAFADVLPENKDAQVAALQARGHRVAMVGDGVNDAPALARADVGVAIGAGTDVAIESAGVVLAADDPRAVLSIIDLSQASYRKMWQNLVWATGYNIIAVPLAAGVLAFAGVAISPAVAAILMSISTIVVALNAQLLRRLDLDPARLARN from the coding sequence ATGTCTCACGATCATCAGAAGGAAATGGAACAGGTCCGGCACACCGGACACGATCACGACGCCCACACCGATCGGCACGCCGGCCACGGCGCGCACGGTGAGGTGTTCCGGCGGAAGTTCTGGATCAGTCTCGCGCTGTCGGTGCCGGTGGTGGTGTTCAGCCACATGTTCGCCGATCTACTCGGCTACACCGTCCCCGACTTTCCCGGCGCGTCCTGGATTCCGCCGGTGATCGGTACCGCGATCTTCTTCTACGGCGGCGCACCGTTCCTCACCGGTGCGTGGAGCGAACTGAAGTCGCGGCAGCCGGGCATGATGCTGCTGATCGGGATGGCGATCACGGTCGCGTTCCTCGCGTCGTGGGTGACGACCCTGCAGATCGGTGGGTTCAACCTCGACTTCTGGTGGGAACTGGCGCTTCTCATCGTCATCATGCTGCTCGGTCACTGGCTGGAGATGCGGGCGCTGGGGTCGGCGTCCGGTGCCCTCGACGCGCTCGCCGCGCTGTTGCCGGACACCGCGGACCGGGTCACCGACGACGGCGTCACCGAGGTCCCCGTCTCCGAACTCGCCACCGGCGATCTGGTGCTGGTGCGGGCCGGCGGCCGCATCCCCGCGGACGGCACCGTCTCGGACGGCCGCGCGGAGGTCGACGAATCGATGATCACCGGCGAATCCAACCCCGTCACAAGGACGATCGGCGATCCCGTGGTCGCGGGCACCGTCGCCACCGACAGCGCGCTGCGGATCACCGTCGGCGCCGTGGGGGACGACACCGCGCTCGCGGGCATCCAGCGTCTGGTCGCCGACGCGCAGTCCTCGTCGTCCCGTGCCCAGGCCCTCGCGGACCGCGCGGCCGCGTTCCTGTTCTACTTCGCTTCCGTTGCAGGACTTCTCACGTTCGTGGTGTGGTCGCTGCTGGGCAATCTGGACGAGGCCGTCGTCCGGACCGTCACTGTCCTCGTCATCGCCTGCCCGCACGCCCTCGGCCTGGCGATACCCCTCGTGATCGCCATCTCCACGGAACGGGCCGCGAGGGCCGGCGTGCTGGTGAAGAATCGGCTGGCGCTGGAGCGGATGCGCGTCGTCGACGTCGTGCTGTTCGACAAGACCGGCACCCTCACCCAGGGCAGGCACGCGGTGACGGGCGTAGTCGCGACGGCCGGTGTCACCGACACCGACCTGCTCGCGCTCGCCGCCGCGGTCGAGGCCGACAGCGAACACCCGGTCGCCCGCGCGATCGTTGCCGAGGCTGCCGCGACGGTTCCCGACGCGTCCCGCCGCACCGCCACCGAGTTCCGGTCACTGCCCGGTCGCGGCGTCCGCGCCGTGGTCGACGGCGCGGACGTGGCCGTCGGCGGACCGGCGATGCTCGCCGAACTGAACGTGACGGTCCCCGACGACGTTGCGGCGCAGACGAAACGGTGGGTCGGACGCGGTGCCGCTGTGCTGCACGTCGTCCGCGACGGGAAGGCGCTCGGCGCGGTGGCGCTCGAGGACGCCGTCCGCGAGGAGTCCCGGCAGGCGATCGACGCCCTGCACGCACGGGGTGTGAAGGTCGCGATGATCACCGGCGACGCCCGGCAGGTCGCCGACGCCGTCGCCGCCGACCTCGGGATCGACGAGGCGTTCGCCGACGTCCTGCCCGAGAACAAGGACGCGCAGGTGGCGGCGCTCCAGGCTCGCGGTCACCGCGTCGCGATGGTCGGCGACGGGGTCAACGACGCCCCCGCGCTCGCCCGCGCCGACGTGGGTGTCGCCATCGGGGCCGGCACGGACGTCGCCATCGAATCGGCGGGAGTCGTCCTCGCCGCCGACGATCCCCGCGCGGTGCTGTCGATCATCGACCTGTCGCAGGCGAGCTACCGCAAGATGTGGCAGAACCTGGTGTGGGCCACCGGTTACAACATCATCGCCGTGCCGTTGGCCGCCGGTGTGCTCGCGTTCGCCGGAGTCGCGATCTCCCCCGCCGTGGCGGCGATCCTGATGTCGATCTCCACCATCGTCGTCGCCCTCAACGCACAGCTGTTGCGACGACTCGATCTGGATCCGGCACGGCTGGCGCGGAACTGA